acataaaatgaattgttttatgTTTGGTGCATTCGCAATAGGTACTTCATTCCATCTCaaagtattataaaaaaaactcaaaCTTTTGTTTCTGGAGACAAATACATCTGCTCTTGTTTGTGATAGAGacaatataaaatgacaaaaattaaTGAGACATACATACTTTTCTGACTGAACCCCATTGTCTCCGCAGGTATCTGTAACatatatttgaagaaaaagatGTTAGACTAATccaatgatatcaaaatacgTATCaggtttgttttgaaattatttcaacttatttttatttttatttttgacaaatCAATTTTGATTCCTTTAACTTATGACTTATTTGTATAACTGAAAGActgatttcaaacatttgaACACATCATGCAGCAAAACATGCATCTGTTGTTAACAACACCACCAACAGCGGGTTACCTTGAAATACATAGGCTGCGTAATGAGATATTGAGGCAATATGATTGCTTTTAAGAACACAAATCAGTATCAATTATGAGTTTCGTCAACCAAGATGTGCTCATTAAGAAAACGGACAGTCGAGGAATGCATCACAATTTTAACCTAACATTGAATAAGCAATTATCGGACCATTACCTGTGTGGTTTTCAATGCGGATATATATAATACGGCTAGTGATTTCAGTGTAACTCGATTGTACAAGTGGCCATGAACGcagataacaaaattaaaataaaattttaattttcatcagaCTTTGCATAAAACTACAGCCATTGTAATTAACATTCGATCAATGGCTGAATGTtcggttttcatttttttgttatgCAAAGTGTCATAATcttatgtaatttaaaaaaaaagttttatacaTTAGCTTATTTCGTGTTGAATTGCAAGCTATGGGCGATCTAATTCTTCAGTTGTGTGTCATGTTACCATGTCGAGATCTAAAATGGAAATATCTTCTAAATCGCTATCACAAACATTATAACTTTAGCATACCGATTTATCTTTCATTGCTGTAGGTGGTTTTTGTTAATAATTATACGCAACAACAATACCTACGCGAGCAGATAACtcaaaaataaaaagaacataTACTGCacttttaaagggacaattactcaggctaattcttttacataaccaagaagcaaaattggcataaatgtattgttctacattttaTGGTggtaagatattgacaaattccaagATAATGTGTGTTTCATTTGTACGCaacaatcaatatataaatataaacttcatttattttacatcgactgcgaaacaagttatacaacttatgtaaatcactcacgatggcccggatgtaagcgcgcgaggggtcttagtgtgggaggaaaccggagtgcccggagaaaacccacgtgatcgggcaggtgacccctgaccttttcacgtccgtgccggggatcgaaccctggccggctaggtgaaaggcgagtggtttaaccactacaccacccgatcacccaataataacaataataacaacaatcaatatctacgcggaagggcagataactcatgtaaaataaaaagaacaaatacTGTACTTGTTAAATAATACTTACCGTACTTGAAGTCGACAAAAGTGGTAATGTTGATTGTTTTGTTGACATCTACACAACTATACCAGCCCCGATCCCCCGGCAGAGTAGATGTGATCTCGAGAACACTGGTCAAGAGACCATCGGTGATTGTCTCCGACACTGTGTATCTGTCTCTGAACCGATTGTAGAAAGCCAAAGTTAGGCTCAAATCGTAGGCATATTCCCAGACAAAATAGGTTCTGGCGTGGCGAAAATACCAGGTGACATTTGCACCCTGTGGCGCTCGGCAAATCAAAGTTATATTTTGGAACTCTTTAAAGGTTTTAGTACTTGTTTCTAGAATATAAGACACTGTAAAAGAGGTGAAACGACAAATAAGAGCATGGTATACGGATAATACCGCACGTATCATACGAGACAAAAATTTAAAAGTGCAAAATAATGTTTGAGAAAATTTTCTTGTCACGGTTATTTTGAACGAACTTAAGGATATGTTTTGTTAAGATTTCAGTCTCGttgaaatttcatttcaatattgaGCAATGAGTATGTGTGCTTTAAAAAAAGTCTTAATTTGTAGCAAGATGTCATATGTCAAAACATTAGACTTCTATTGATTGTggatttttataaacaaattttaagaCATGACTAATtcggcggccattttgaaatagagCATTTCTTACAATGTGTAGAGGATTGAAATTTCACATTTCGCACTTCCACATTTTCACTTAAATCACCGGTGTGACGACATGTTTTGCTATATCAAAGTCATTTTTGTTGTAAATCTTTTTACGATTCActgtgatgaaaatattaagcaTTAGTACGAAAGTATAAGTTATTGgtcttttatttttacattttaaagagataaaagtaaatttattttagcaaaaaaatgctgaaaaataacaaattttgtaacgGGACAAAAAATCAAACACACTGACCCAGTATTTTTATGCTGGTTATAGAAACAGcaacttttattttctgttgaattgcaaaattgcagaaaatgtgttatttcggactgaagaagaccctatagtggctgaatatatattccatagaaatgattttgattttactttgaatttattttggccttttatttcggattattaatatactagctttatacagTTTTTCCACATTATGAGCAGAAAATGTTAGTCATCAGAATTTTTTTCTGTGAGGCATCAAATCGGAAAAACaaggtatttttattttcaaaatttagggGTTGAACAACAAATAAAGCTATGCTGAGCAGAAAGAATGGGTTGACTGTGTGACATTTATATCTTATCAAAGGACACAttggttttgtcaattttgctaatattcatatttatgaGACAAGTAATTTGTTAATTATTGCTTTAATTTTTCATGTGTATggtcaaaacagtgaaatgcCGGTAAAATCGCAATTTACAGCAACTAGCTATCTTCACAATAGCTGAAAATCAAGCACATCACCATAttattttaattccattttcaACCTTGGTATGAACGcctatttcaaaaaatctaaACTGTATAAGAAAAACAAGTTAGTCTTCAGTTAAAATTTATTGTTCACCACAGCAGATCCTTAAGCAtgtgtatttgatgttttaaattAGTAACATACGCTTACAATATAACAGGTAAAGTTTAGCAATGCCTTTCGTTCGGTTTCACATAGTCAAGCAATGCATTGTCTACGGGAAATTTAGGGTATGGGGATATATCAGTCCTAAAATGTTTGATACAAGTAGACTCCGTGCTGGGATAAGTACTTGTCAAGACAGACGTTCCTGATGCTAAGGACGCTTCATCTTTTGGACCATTTGAAGTTATTCTTTTATAATACGTTATTTCCGAAAGAATCTATCAGTATCTACATATATGCCTTGCATTTACATTTAGGATAAAAAGGTGAAATCTAGTAAACCTTGAAATCTGTATCGATGTCATCTCAGAACAAGTGTTCTTAAACGAAATGGAAACAATATATTAGAAAATGATTAAAACTAGCTAAATGATGCGTACCTGTATTAGATGGCTTATCAATTTGTACATAGATGATGTTGATGTTAGAGCGGACAAACATCAAAGGGATTACTATGATCAAACATCTACCCTAGCCTTTACATCAAACAATCGTCACCATGTGACCCGAACACATTAATCTACACGCCTGACGTATTTCGCGTTAATGGCCACTCCCAATTCTGGTTTTATATCAGACAGTGATAGCCAATAGCATTCTATTGCATTCAATACAAGATCACTGATATAGGTCACTCAGGAATTAAAATGATTTGATACCGTTGATGAAAAGACCTATGCTCCAAGAGCAACGATATTGaatggtatttatttatttcaggtttcgatatatacattttataagatatatatgATCCTAAGtaagtgtttatttcatatgagcTTTTAGGAAACGAGccttaaaagattttttttatttacatttaaattagAACTCCGAGAcgttattaaataatataagaaaacagaaacatattttcatagtttatatatctgtatctTAGCCCAGTCCACGgtgatttaaataataatagaaCATTGGTAATGCGCATCTGTAACTTATTTTCGGGAAACTCTCAAATGAAAAGAAAGgatatgtatattgtacaggTTTTATCTTCACACGATTGAAAAACGTGTATTTGTACCTAATTGATATTATGTAGTTGGTTTATATCGTGTCAAAATATGTCAGTGTAATACAATGGTTCAAATACAATTCTGTTTGGAAAGATAGTGAATATGTGACAACCATTACACATACCAGGAACTGCTGAAGAAAGAGAATGTTTATGGAAAGAGAATGAGATCGAAGGAAAACAAGCCTTTTCAAATCTGATCGGATTTCATGACGTCTTAGAATATTGTATGAAGAAGTTAATTGTTCCATGGAATGTAATATTAAACcccaacctatcacatacattTGACTTGTATATTATACTTCCCTTACCTTAtcattataaattaatttcatttaaagtGGCTGTTTCTGTTCTGAAATGTTGAATTATAGATTCATGTTGATGTTAACTTAGAATCAtattaaacacaaaaatatgcaTGCTAATTCGTAATACATATTGGTAATGATATACATACTTAAATAGCTATTTATGTATTCTGGGCGAAGGCGAGGATGAGTTGCGATAAAGTGTTTCTAATTTGTAACTAATCACTTATTGTCTGTAGTTTCaacaataaatatgtttaaatcaatgttGAAGCGTGCTTGATGTGCGGAAAGGCTTATGGCTATAAAAGATTGAAACAATATAGCTTCAATTTCAATAGAAGATAAAATCGATAAACTAAGTAGTTGTAATCTAGAACATACACATTGTCCCTGAAATCTCAAACGGATATCTCATTATTTGTGCAGTCATCATCATTACAAGAGTaagcaatatttgttttttttacaaagaTGTTAGAATCACAAACATCATTTAGTCGGGAAAACTACCttaaatatctaaaaatatcTGGTGTGAAATAAAGATTTTAACTCCTGTTAAATCTAAGATATTTGCATGCCAATAAACCCCTTCTTTGGTGCAGCTGAACAGACCTACATGTACGTTGCTCAGATGTGTTTTTCATGGTTACACTTACACATCGAGTTTTTGTCACCTTGCGGCTGACACAACAATGGCAAACACATCAATGCCACCACATGGTAAAATAACTTTGTACGTAACTGCAGTTAAATACTTCGTGACATGTTGTTTGTTTCAATATTATGTGTCAAGCACAATGCCATCCATTGATGATTATGACATGAAATTGAGGTATTATTTACCTAGAAATGAAGGATATTTTCATTAGCGCCTATGGTAATAATGCGTGTTTTATTgtaacaggtaaatataatgtattggGTCTGATCGATTTGTGCATATtactgtatgatattttttgtgtacAATATTGTGTTGAAATCGTTccacattgtatatatgtataacatttgaataaagatacttgtcaatgttttatatatgaaCTGTTATCTAACACAATTGTAGCGTTAAAACCCATCCAATTTCTATACTTGTTCATTCCAGCACTTTTCCATCAACATGCTTTGAACCTCTCTATAATTATCAATCTACTCTCGTATATACTTCACTGCAATAGTCCCTAACAAACGCTTTTAAACTGTTCTAGGTATATCAACAAACATTCAAACATCTTAAGGATTCACAATATACATCAAAAAGGGATAAAAAATGCACGGGGTTTAAACCCCgtgaatataattataaatcaaaGCATTTGCATATGCTTGTAatgtaacaatcaaaatgaaatgCCTGAAACAATAAATAagaatacaaaattaaagataCATGATAACCTAAAAGACGTTTAAACAGTTGTATATGACACTTGCATAAGCAACATGGTTTAATCAAGTTTTAGTCAAGATTGACAGTTATCTCATTGACGGTTGCCAATATACTTCCATGGATATCCGGAAATTCAGATTTCTGGACtatttaattaaatgataaataagTAGTGGAGTGGCGTAAATGGATGgtgtaaatatatgtagaaCCGTGTTAGGTTATTTTCTGATCAATCTCAGAAATCACCATTAAGTACCATCAATTACCATTCTTTTGGAACCAGGTTTTCCCTTCGAAGAATACAATAAATATCTTTTGGTTTGTTCCATAGGGTTTTGCGTCTTCGAGTTTACGGTTACATTAAAGTtcatataaataaacacattaagTTTAAAGATCAATAATACAAGCGTTTAAGCTTAAGAAATAAAAGACATCCCATCCccgaaaatatatatatatatatgaataaagaACATTCAATAAGGTAAAAGTACTTATAGGATGTTCGATAAATGTTCCTCGTGTTCATTTTTTGCAAAAGTAAAGTTTGACTTAGAATTTTTTACCATTCCGTTGTGTCGTGTTCGTCGTCTCCACTTTGCCAGTATTATGGAAGTTGTGCCAGTAGGCGGTGGATCCATTGGAGTAGTTGTGCCAGTAGGCAGTGGATCTATTGGAGAAGTTGTGCCAGTAGGCGGTGGATCCATTGGAGTAGTTGTGCCAGTAGGCGGTGGATCCATTGGAGTAGTTGTGCCAGTAGGCGTTGGATCCATTGGAGTAGTTGTGCCAGTAGGCAGTGGATCTATTGGAGAAGTTGTGCCAGTAGGCGGTGGATCCATTGGAGTAGTTGTGCCAGTAGGCGGTGGATCCATTGGAGTAGTTGTGCCAGTAGGCGTTGGATCCATTAGACTACCGACTGTTGTTTTAGTGTGTCCTGTCCCATCGGAACGAGAAGTAGAGGAACTCTTGACTCCTTCATTAGTCGGATCCACGGAAGTCATATCCTCCGATTTGAAACATGTTAGACTCATAAGTATTACTATTACTCCGTGTAAAATACTCATACTGTACTTCATCGTGTTGCCGTAATATGGACCAGACAATTTTCCATCCTATCGTGTATCATTCGACTGGACAATAGGCCTCCACACTGTTCATTTTATACATAAAAACATAACACAAGGGATGGAATCCCACACAAAGGGCAAATGTTATATACAGCTGCTGACTGACAATTACATCgtattacaacatttaacataTCCCTGCTGGATGTTCAGGCCAATAGGAGCGAGACGGGTCATTTAGACAAGTTCTGTACATAACTACACTGTATTAGTGCTGATTAGCCTGTTCATCAGCAGCTGCTGTCATTGGGGACGTTAGATTGAATACACGATGTCATCGTATGTGATGAAAGTCCTAGATAACTTCCCCGCAGTAATCCTAATATCCCCGTTCAGTACTATGGATCGAGATGGGCTGTTAGAGCGCGTGTGATCTTTAGTTCTCTTTGTGATCAATGATGACGTCTTGTATCTCTATCATGTTACATTATCGTACAAACTCCCTAcagggatttcatcataaacaACCAGTATACAACCTGGATAAATGATGGTGCTTTGATTACTCTTATGAAAAAACGTCGAGACAGAATAAATACCTTTATTACGAATATGCTGACAAATGATGcttgaaacataaaatattaatagCAATTACGGCTATAGATTCCCCGTTAACTAACGTGGTATTTAGATAGATAATTGCTTCACTACATAGTTGATGGGTATAATggtttgattcaaattacaaaataaagataGGATGTTTAATAATAGTGTAACACCGACATTAGGGAATGTTTCTAATGCCTAGGAAACATGGAACTATTACCATGTCATTAAATTTATGGTCGTTACTAGAATAATCTTTATCTAAGTATGTATATTATTAACAATGCATAGCTAAACCCCATGTGGTATAAAATAATTGCTCCGGagcaatattgaattattttgcaGACATTGGTTATGGCAACGGTTTTCCTAGATACCAGAAAATCGGGTTTTATTATTGCCACTggttttttaaataaatgttcgtgcatgtttaaaaaaacaataaaatcaaacaaaccaacatTTTATGGATATCGATTGACCCCATAAAcccaattttttaaaatattatgatttccTTTACTgattttataaagaaataaagcCAACTCTGTTCTGTTACGGTGACCTTGCACTTGACCTATTCCTACACAAA
This genomic window from Argopecten irradians isolate NY chromosome 11, Ai_NY, whole genome shotgun sequence contains:
- the LOC138334406 gene encoding uncharacterized protein translates to MTSVDPTNEGVKSSSTSRSDGTGHTKTTVGSLMDPTPTGTTTPMDPPPTGTTTPMDPPPTGTTSPIDPLPTGTTTPMDPTPTGTTTPMDPPPTGTTTPMDPPPTGTTSPIDPLPTGTTTPMDPPPTGTTSIILAKWRRRTRHNGMVKNSKSNFTFAKNEHEEHLSNIL